The following nucleotide sequence is from Corylus avellana chromosome ca7, CavTom2PMs-1.0.
TTAGTATTAGAAGCATGCACTTTCTTTCGCAAGCTATAGTATATATAGATTTGTTTTGGGTAGTTGTAATTTGTGGTGTATGTTCTTCAATTATTGGAAATGAATTGATATCTGTTTGCTTGCTGAGAGAATAACTGTTAaaacgataaaaaaaaaaaaaaaaaaaaagagacggTTTGTCGTTCAAGTTTTAATTcacaacttcaacttcaacttaAAAAGATTTCACGTTTGATTGCCAAATTTCTCATTtggtattttttcattttaaatggtTATTTTGACTGGTAAGTTTAGATTCCAAAGAATGTCTCTGTGCTTGGTTCCCTCTAATGTAAGGGCTTCAGAGTAATAGAACTGGTTTTAAATACATTATTAATTTCCTGGGAAGATCTACGGTAAAATGTGGCATGGAACTTCCTCCAAAGTttgtagtttttgttttggtgatttATGTTTGGTAACTGTTTAGATGAAAAAGGAAAGGGTCATAAAgtaattgatttgttttgtgctttttttttcttcatgttttcATTCTTAACTTAGTGCAAGTCTCTTGGCAGTTGTTAATTGTTGTCTTTACTTATTCTCCAGGGAACAACTGTGGTAGACAACTTGTTAAATAGTGATGATGTTCATTACATGCTTGGTGCATTAAGAACCCTTGGGCTACGTGTAGCAGAGGACAAGACAATTAAAAGAGCAATTGTGGAAGGTTGTGGTGGTCTGTTTCCAGTGGGCAAAGAATCAAGGGAAGAAATTCAACTTTTCCTTGGAAATGCAGGAACAGCAATGCGTCCATTGACAGCTGCAGTTACTGCAGCTGGGGGAAATTCAAGGTATgtctggtttttctttttgaacaAAATTGTTTTGGAAATACGAAATACGAAATTCCTGCCCTACCAGCAGGATTGCTGCTATGTAGTCTCTATAAAATCTGGCTCTTACTTTCACACTACACTTATTTTTCCTGATTAACCTGGAAAACTGGATTGATTCTTATTTGTTGGCACTATAATGTCTATGGTGTTGAAGTTATTGCTATGTTCGTTTTTGTATATAACTTAAACAAAGTACAAAGTATGCAATATTGCCTCTTCCATAGAGTTGGCATATACATAAGAATTAAGGACTTCTATATGATGGCAACTGTCTAGAATGGATCATAAGCTTTTTTGAGTTTTATCGTTGTTAGGGAATATTGTTATTTGGATCAATTggcctcttttcttcttttgttacttttcaGAGGCATGTGACAATTTAGTTGCATTCTCAAAGGCTAACTTTTGAATAGATTCTGCAAGAGGGTTGCATCACCAGGGGTGTCTTCTCCTTAATTCCACTAAGTTCTTCTGGAGCCATCCAGTTACATGTTCTGTGTCTTTTACTGTTATTACATCCTAAATTGACCCTTTGTACTATTTAATACATTTCAGCTACATACTTGATGGCGTGCCCCGAATGAGAGAGAGACCCATTGAGGATTTAGTTACTGGTCTTAAGCAGCTTGGTGCTGATGTTGATTGTTTTCTTGGCACAAAATGCCCCCCTGTGCGTGTAATTGGAAAGGGGGGTCTTCCAGGGGGTAAGGTGAGGTGACATTTTATAATGTGTAATTGGTGGATTAATGGattgaaaatattgttgtttCTCATTCCAACATGTCTTCTAATTTTTATAGAATTCTTGCATCAATATTTACTGCCAAAGGTATAAAAGTAACCATGGGAACCCAGCTTTAAGTTTAATGTGTTGAGAAACATTAGGATGCATAACCACAGTGATATTTCAACTAGTGATTTTACCTTTTGTGTGGAAGAATGGACTTAAATGGGTTTGTAACCTGGTGCGTTGTGGCTTTGGTTGCTTGGACAGCCTTTTGAAGCTCTAGGGTGTCAATCGTCTATGTATAGAAATATGAAAGAATTGAACTTTGTTCAGTTAAAATTAGAAAATGGATTTCAGGTATAAATTTCAGCTCACCTATCATCCATTGGCTTTTCTAGGAAAGGGACTTGTATTCTTTAATTCAATTGCTGGAAAATAAAAGTCTTGATATGATTGTTCatgtttcttattttttattttcctcaaATGTTTCTTGATTTTGAAACTTGAAACatttattcaaatattattcTTCAAGTTCTGGCTCTGCCATTGATTTTGCCTCCTAGTTTCTTAtgtgaaggaaaattttgaacCAAGCCTGTGGATTATTGTTGTTGGCCAAGATTGAGCAAACttgatcatttttatttatgtgctATGTGTCTTCATTTGCAGGTGGAGCTCTCTGGATCAATTAGTAGTCAATACTTGACTGCTTTGCTTTTGGCTTCTCCTTTGGCTCTTGGAGACGTAGAGATTCAGATAATTGACAAACTGATTTCCATTCCATATGTTGAGATGACTTTGAAGTTGATGGAACGCTTTGGAGTCACTGTAGAACACACTGATAGCTGGGATCGGTTCTTGGTCCGAGGAGGTCAAAAGTACAAGTAGGTTTCTCTAACATAGAATTGCAGCAGTTTGTGAGATCTGGTCATTCTGAGAgtaattatatgattattagGTCTCCTGGAAATGCTTTTGTCGAAGGTGATGCTTCAAGTGCTAGTTACTTCCTAGCTGGTGCAGCAGTCACTGGTGGGACAGTTACTGTTGAAGGTTGTGGGACAAGCAGTTTGCAGGTAATTCCCTCATGCCAATAAAGAAACTTGCAACCTATTCACATCCTTAATTACTTACATGGGACACAAAGTCTCTTAGTTTGAATCTATTCTATGTTTTGGATGAGTCTAGCCGATACATCTGTATTACATATGTTAGGAATATTCTTACCATTATTTTCCATTAATTAAGGGGGATGTAAAATTCGCTGAAGTTCTTGAGAAGATGGGTGCTAAAGTTACCTGGACAGAGAACAGTGTAACCGTCACTGGACCACCACGAGATTCTTCCAGAAGAAAGCACCTGCGAGCTATTGATGTCAATATGAACAAAATGCCGGATGTTGCTATGACTCTTGCTGTTGTTGCCCTTTTTGCTGATGGACCCACTGCCATAAGAGACGGTAGGTTGGTCTTTTTGTAgtagagaaaaatgaaaatgaattttgGCCTCTAGTTGTTTATAAGTGGCATTATAGATAAATGTTTAGAACCTTTTTTCCATTTGCCCTGCCAATTCATGATTTTTTGTCGGGCACTTTGAAATTGAACTGGTGATTACCATTTGGCTGGTCCTGAGCAATGGGAATTTGGTCCAATATTTTAAATTGTGAAAGATGGGTGGCAGATCAAGCCATATGAGAAAATGGTGTTAGAAGTCAACCCAACTACACAAAGTGGAATTTTCCCATTTCTTGGTCCCTGCACTTCACTGCTGTTGCAGACACCATTGACAGTGACTAATGGCCACCATATGGTGCGCTCTCACCTTCATATAAGTAGCaatgaagtgtttttttttcctagtggGGCCAGGGTTCATATTTCATATCAAATTTGATTCTTAAATGCTCATTGGATTTATATCACACACATCTTTTGAGATTTACATTATTGTATCAAACACCAACTTGGATCTCTTGGTTTACCTATTTTTTTAGTGGCAAGTTGGAGAGTGAAAGAGACAGAAAGGATGATTGCCATTTGCACAGAACTAAGGAAGGCAAGTTTCTTGTAGCCTCCTGTACATCTGAAATCCCTTCACCATACTTTTTTTCCTACTAACATATATAGGCTTGATATTTCAGCTGGGAGCAACAGTTGAAGAAGGACCTGATTACTGTGTGATCACACCGCCGGAGAATCTCAATGTGACGGCTATCGACACTTATGACGATCACAGAATGGCTATGGCATTCTCACTTGCTGCCTGTGGAGATGTTCCTGTCACCATCAACGACCCCGGTTGCACCCGTAAAACATTCCCAGACTACTTTGAAGTCCTCCAGAGATTTACAAAGCATTGAACAGCTCTTTTAAATAAAtgcttagaagaaaaaaataatgccCTTCCCTGCAGCCAAAGCATCAGGGAGCCAACTCCTCCCTATTTTTCTATACTGCCTTGTAGTTTTTGATAATTATATTTGCAAGTTGAGCTTCTTTtattagtgttttgttttggggTAAGTAAAGCTGAGCTTCTTGTTTGTAAGACTGTAATTTAATGCCTACTTGatgcactctctctctctctctctctctctctctccgtggCAAAGCTTCACATGATTCTTCTtatctcttttgtatttttcttttgttctttacTTCATGCCGCCAATAACCTTTGCCCTAAATGGGTTTTGCCGCTCGATTCCATTTAAGGGCCACTGGGGTAGGGCagtgacgtagcggaagactaaggtaactaatcaaagagcagcgtctttgattctgcaaggagaagcgtcttcgtcttctacccaaaagataaaacaagcccgcaggctaagaaaaaaataaaactccgcagagtatttgagagagaattctctgatttgattataattcaattgattgagttttacataataggcaagcctatttatagaagagaaatccttggagaaaaagtaaacctacttctagtagagaaagtaaatctaatcttagtaggaaagtaaacataatcctagtagggaaagtaaacataattctaattaggaaaagtaaatatactcctagtagggaaaggattaaaagtaaactatttattcttgggggtggggacacacatgtcctacatcagtctccccttcttgaaaagaactcgtcctcgagttaaGTTCTGACTCTTCtggtggaaaatattcaaaaatgtctGCCACGTTGAATGTTGAGGATATCGCCATTTCTTCTGGAAGATCGATGACATATGCATTGTCGTTAATCTTTTTTTAGTACCTTGCATGGACCATACTTCTTATTCCTCAGCTTTCCAGAAGTACCAGTTGGCAGTCGCCCCTTGCGTAGATACACCATCACAAGATCTCCTTCTTGAAAAATCTTCGATCGCCGACCCTTGTCTGCTGCCGTCTTGTACTTAGCATAGGATTCTTCCATATGCTGACGAACTCCCTCTTGGGTAGCTTTCACCCGTTCTGCTAAATGCTCCGCTGCCACACTTGCACCGGGTAGCTTAGGTAAAGTTGCAAGATCTACTGCAAGTCTCAGAGTTCTTCCATAGACGACTTCAAATGGTGCCTTCCCAGTAGATCGATTCACCATGTTATTGTAGGCGAACTCAGCCTGAGCTAAAGCCAAGTCCCACTGCTTCGGTTTGTCACCTGCAATACATCGAAGTAAATTACCTAGAGTTCGATTAACAACTTCTGTCTGCCCGTCCGTCTGCGGATGGCTCGTGCTACTAAAGTTCAATGCTGTGTCGAACCGCCTCCATAATGTTCGCCAAAAGTGAGACAAGAACTTGGTGTCTCGGTCAGAAGTGATAGACTTTGGGACTCCATGCAATCGAACCACCTCTCGGAAGAATAGATTGGCCACTTGAACTGCATcagatgttttcttgcaagCAACAAAGTGAGCCATTTTGGAAAATCTATCCACAATTACCATTATAGAATCTGCTCCTCGTTGGGTTCTCGGGAGacccaatacaaaatccatGGATACATCTTCCCACGATGCTTCTGGTATTGGTAGAGGCATGTATAATCCCGTATTTTGGGTTTGCCCCTTGGCGACCTGACAAGTCTGGCATCGTCGGACAAAATTACCTACTTCTTTCTTCAGTTGCGGCCAGTAATACCGTTCCTCTACCAGAGCAATAGTCTTGTCTCTTCCCAGATGACCACCCAAACCTCCAGCATGTAATTCTCGGATTATTTGTTCCCGTAAGGAACTCCTCGGAATGCACAGCCGATTCCCAcgaaataaatacccctcctgAATATGTATCTCAGAAATTGGTTGCCCCGCCTTGCAATGCTTCCAGGTTTTaccaaaatcttcatcttcctcatataACTCCTTTAGGCACTCGAATCCAGTCACTTCAGCTTTCATGGTGATCAGCAGGGTAGCTCGGCGGCTTAAAGCGTCAGCTACACGATTTAGTTTTCCCGACTTATgcttgagagaaaaagtgaacCGTTGGATGTAAGAAACCCACCGAGCATGCATCCGATTCAAATTCTTTTGACTATTGATGAACTTTAATGCTTGATGGTCGGTATAGAGGACAAACTCTCGTTGGATCAGGTAGTGCTCCCACACCTTGAGGGCTCTCAAGACAGCATAAAGCTCCAACTCATATGTTGACCACTTCTGTCTTGCTTCTCCGAGCTTCTCACTAAAAAATTCTACGGGCTTCCCTTCTTGAGATAACACAGCTCCTATCCCGACGATTGATGCATCACATTCAACTTCAAACAGCTTGTCAAAGTCAGGTAAGGCAAGTACAGGTGCTGTGCATagcttttctttgatgattgagAAACTTCGCTCAGCTTCTTCACCCcaattgaattttcctttcttcatacACTCGGTGATCGGTGCTACAATACTGCTGAAATTCCGAacgaaccttctatagaaagtTGCTAACCCATGGAAACTTCTTACTTCTCCCACTGACTTGGGTGTGGGCCATTCTCGGATTGctctcaccttctcttcatCCACTCGGATTCCATCGGTACCGACTACAAATCCGAGGAAGAGTAACTGATCCATCATGAAACTACACTTCTTTAAGTTGATAAACAACTTATTTTCACGGAGAACCTCCAACACTTTCCTCACGTGATCCATGTGATCCACCGGGTTGCGACTATAGATAAGAATATCATCGAAATAGACAACGACAAATTTTCCAATAAAAGGTTTCAGTACCTGATTCATGAGTCGCATGAAAGTGCTTGGTGCATTCGAAAGGCCGAAAGGCATCACCATCCATTCATAAAGCCCCTCTTTAGTCTTGAACGCGGTTTTCCATTCATCTCCCGGTCGTATACGGATTTGGTGATATCCACTCCTCAAGTCAATCTTCGAAAAAATCTTAGCCCCAGATAGCATATCAAACATGTCACCTATTCGGGGAATTGGAAACCGA
It contains:
- the LOC132187198 gene encoding 3-phosphoshikimate 1-carboxyvinyltransferase 2, which produces MAQVSKICSGGAHSTQIFHNNPKPHKHNSLNSLNFRPQFLASPNSWTLKHKNVSLVGSRRAGAVRVSASVAAAEKPSTVPEIVLQPIKEISGAITLPGSKSLSNRILLLAALSEGTTVVDNLLNSDDVHYMLGALRTLGLRVAEDKTIKRAIVEGCGGLFPVGKESREEIQLFLGNAGTAMRPLTAAVTAAGGNSSYILDGVPRMRERPIEDLVTGLKQLGADVDCFLGTKCPPVRVIGKGGLPGGKVELSGSISSQYLTALLLASPLALGDVEIQIIDKLISIPYVEMTLKLMERFGVTVEHTDSWDRFLVRGGQKYKSPGNAFVEGDASSASYFLAGAAVTGGTVTVEGCGTSSLQGDVKFAEVLEKMGAKVTWTENSVTVTGPPRDSSRRKHLRAIDVNMNKMPDVAMTLAVVALFADGPTAIRDVASWRVKETERMIAICTELRKLGATVEEGPDYCVITPPENLNVTAIDTYDDHRMAMAFSLAACGDVPVTINDPGCTRKTFPDYFEVLQRFTKH